The following coding sequences lie in one Sorex araneus isolate mSorAra2 chromosome 4, mSorAra2.pri, whole genome shotgun sequence genomic window:
- the NUPR2 gene encoding nuclear protein 2 codes for MQPAELCSPFLSQQPLPDSWPPVEEELYDCLDYHYLRDFPACGAGHSKGRTRRERELHTNWTVPGGHERKVAQKLLNGQRQRRQRQLQPRPRTRLT; via the coding sequence ATGCAGCCGGCCGAGCTCTGCAGCCCGTTTTTGTCCCAGCAGCCGCTACCCGACTCGTGGCCGCCCGTCGAGGAGGAGCTCTACGACTGCCTGGACTATCACTACCTGCGCGACTTCCCCGCCTGCGGGGCTGGGCACAGCAAGGGCCGGACGCGGCGCGAGCGGGAGCTGCACACCAACTGGACGGTGCCCGGCGGCCACGAGCGCAAGGTCGCGCAGAAGCTCCTCAACGGCCAGCGCCAGCGTCGCCAGCGGCAGCTGCAGCCGCGGCCGCGCACTCGGCTCACCTGA
- the CHCHD2 gene encoding coiled-coil-helix-coiled-coil-helix domain-containing protein 2: protein MPRGSRSRTSRVAPPASRAPQMRAAPRPAPVAQPPAAAAPSAVASPAAAPRQPGLMAQMASTAAGVAVGSAVGHTIGHAITGGFSGGSSAEPARPDITYQEPQGTQPAYQQQQQFGPCHYEMKQFLECAQNQGDLKLCEGFSEVLKQCRFANGLA from the exons ATGCCGCGTGGAAGCCGAAGTCGCACCTCCCGCGTGGCCCCTCCGGCCAG CCGGGCACCACAGATGAGAGCTGCGCCCCGGCCAGCGCCTGTAGCACAGCCGCCAGCTGCAGCTGCCCCATCCGCTGTCGCCTCCCCGGCGGCTGCCCCGAGGCAGCCTGGGCTCATGGCGCAGATGGCCAGCACTGCAGCTGGTGTGGCCGTGGGCTCTGCTGTTGGCCACACTATTGGCCACGCCATCACTGGGGGCTTCAGTGGAGGAAGCAGTGCTGAGCCCGCAAGGCCTGATATCACTTACCAG GAGCCTCAGGGCACTCagccagcttaccagcagcagcagcagtttgGGCCCTGCCACTATGAAATGAAACAGTTTTTGGAGTGTGCCCAGAACCAGGGTGACCTTAAGCTTTGTGAGGGTTTCAGTGAGGTGTTGAAGCAGTGCCGATTTGCAAATG GATTAGCCTAA